From one Nitrospira sp. MA-1 genomic stretch:
- a CDS encoding glycosyltransferase family 4 protein — translation MRIAQLAPLAESVPPKQYGGTERIVSYLTEELVRQGHDVTLFASGDSQTNAHLKSMCREGLRKTNGVSNPQAPFTMMLEKTFCSADQFDLFHSHLDFLAFPLARRCGTPVLTTLHGRLDLPELKPIFAEFLDCPLISISNAQRNPLAWANWKQTIYHGLPENLYSFHPDSGSYLVFVGRLTPEKRPDHAIEIAKRVGMPLKIAAKVDPVDQEYFHTVIKPLLSDPLVEYVGEVTDAEKNDLIGNAFALVAPFDWPEPFGLVFIEALACGTPVLAYRRGSVPEIIDDGHTGFICDSIEHMIKAVPCIASLDRQPCRLAFEQRFTVTRMVQDYLRAYENLLNVQEESYQPSLNGRETAVNF, via the coding sequence ATGAGAATCGCCCAACTGGCTCCCTTGGCTGAAAGCGTTCCACCAAAACAATATGGAGGAACCGAACGGATTGTTTCCTATTTAACCGAAGAACTTGTTCGTCAGGGGCATGATGTCACTCTGTTCGCTTCCGGTGATTCTCAGACGAATGCTCATCTGAAATCCATGTGTCGGGAAGGCCTTCGAAAAACTAATGGGGTCTCCAATCCTCAGGCTCCCTTTACCATGATGTTGGAGAAGACATTCTGCTCCGCAGATCAATTTGACCTTTTTCATTCTCATCTGGATTTTTTAGCCTTTCCCTTAGCCCGGCGTTGTGGGACTCCCGTCCTCACCACACTTCATGGCCGCCTGGACCTTCCCGAACTGAAACCCATTTTTGCAGAATTTTTAGATTGCCCGCTTATTTCCATTTCCAATGCCCAACGGAACCCTCTGGCTTGGGCAAACTGGAAACAAACCATCTACCATGGATTACCCGAAAATCTGTACAGCTTTCATCCTGATTCAGGTTCCTACCTCGTATTTGTCGGGCGATTAACACCGGAGAAACGACCCGATCATGCCATTGAAATTGCCAAACGCGTGGGCATGCCTTTAAAAATAGCTGCGAAAGTCGATCCTGTTGACCAGGAATATTTTCATACAGTCATTAAACCCCTCTTATCGGATCCCTTAGTGGAATACGTGGGTGAAGTCACGGATGCCGAAAAAAATGACTTAATCGGCAATGCCTTTGCTTTGGTCGCACCCTTTGATTGGCCAGAACCTTTCGGTTTGGTCTTTATTGAGGCATTGGCTTGTGGCACACCGGTATTAGCATATCGTCGAGGTTCCGTTCCCGAAATAATTGATGACGGGCATACCGGATTCATTTGTGACTCCATCGAACACATGATTAAAGCCGTGCCCTGCATCGCTTCTCTTGACCGTCAACCATGCCGTTTGGCCTTTGAACAACGGTTTACCGTTACACGAATGGTTCAAGACTACCTAAGAGCCTATGAAAATCTATTGAACGTCCAGGAGGAGAGCTACCAACCTTCATTAAACGGTCGTGAAACGGCTGTGAATTTCTAA
- a CDS encoding CBS domain-containing protein gives MTTIAGMSATGYSTVGDIVPTHMTIYLAQSEGNSAIMDILSSHLVVAPVVDDEGHLAGFLGESEILNALYSGKDIRQVKVEDIMTEDRTSTVTEMTPISAVVTLFQDEELQIIPITREGRVIGSLTRHDLIRALTGAGLGIEN, from the coding sequence ATGACGACTATAGCGGGAATGTCTGCAACCGGTTATTCAACAGTTGGCGATATCGTACCAACTCATATGACGATCTATCTGGCTCAATCAGAGGGAAATTCCGCCATTATGGATATTTTATCCAGTCATCTGGTGGTGGCTCCTGTGGTCGACGACGAAGGGCACTTAGCGGGATTCCTTGGAGAGTCAGAAATCCTTAATGCCTTGTATTCGGGGAAGGATATTAGGCAGGTAAAAGTTGAGGACATCATGACAGAAGATAGGACTTCCACGGTAACGGAAATGACACCCATCTCTGCGGTCGTCACATTATTTCAGGACGAAGAATTACAAATAATACCAATAACAAGAGAAGGACGAGTCATCGGCTCCCTGACCCGACATGATCTTATTCGAGCCCTAACCGGAGCCGGGTTGGGGATAGAAAATTAA
- a CDS encoding DUF4168 domain-containing protein yields MKSQQSNLKNFGIVACFAFVCLLMPAAVLPAADGSSQSAPEEMVRKNLEPFAGAYKEVSELSEIYAQRILQSEPGQSDALQEEANQKMTQAVAKHGLSVEEYNLIFHTIQSEPGLQDEFMIALQRGH; encoded by the coding sequence ATGAAATCCCAACAATCGAACCTTAAAAATTTTGGTATTGTGGCTTGTTTCGCCTTTGTCTGTTTATTGATGCCAGCGGCCGTTCTACCTGCCGCCGATGGTTCCTCTCAATCTGCACCAGAGGAAATGGTTCGAAAAAATCTTGAACCTTTTGCCGGAGCTTACAAAGAAGTGTCGGAGCTCAGTGAAATATATGCCCAGCGGATTCTTCAATCCGAGCCGGGTCAAAGTGATGCGTTGCAGGAAGAAGCAAACCAAAAAATGACCCAGGCTGTCGCGAAGCATGGGCTTTCGGTTGAAGAATACAATTTAATATTTCACACGATCCAAAGTGAACCGGGTCTTCAGGATGAATTTATGATTGCACTACAACGAGGGCATTAA
- a CDS encoding helix-turn-helix domain-containing protein gives MKLPPSSFGCPLDSLLRILAGPWTIYILCRLHTNGETRFGQLKRQMPGISSKMLTERLRSLEKAEIIFRRQASTIPLQVTYGLTTEGRELTTILDQINTLADRWQDQETKTANSSVQVKEAKRRKAVSNDSVMPPLKKGRTTPKN, from the coding sequence ATGAAGTTGCCACCAAGTTCTTTCGGTTGTCCGTTGGACTCTCTCCTTCGCATTCTTGCCGGGCCGTGGACGATTTACATTCTTTGCCGCTTGCATACCAATGGAGAAACCCGTTTTGGCCAGCTCAAGCGTCAAATGCCGGGCATTTCATCGAAAATGTTGACGGAGCGATTGCGATCGTTGGAGAAGGCTGAAATTATCTTCCGTCGCCAAGCATCGACAATTCCCCTCCAGGTGACCTATGGACTCACGACGGAAGGTCGTGAACTCACCACCATTCTGGATCAAATCAATACTTTGGCTGACCGATGGCAGGATCAGGAGACAAAGACGGCGAACTCCAGCGTTCAGGTGAAAGAAGCAAAAAGGAGAAAGGCGGTATCTAACGATTCCGTGATGCCTCCTCTGAAAAAGGGAAGAACTACACCTAAAAATTAG
- a CDS encoding PDZ domain-containing protein encodes MMNMIRPTIQQRIHQLAGMIAHVGQAAIVSMILAFSLGTPYLLQAEPASQAMTKEKAIKLGEDFGIIVGEVDEEIRDYLGLERAKGVVVFEVIGGKPAALAGIKPRALIKEINSVEVTTLLDFGLALQDALPTENFSVATYEPSDPDNQGISGGINFHFVRVEKS; translated from the coding sequence ATGATGAATATGATTCGTCCGACGATCCAACAGAGGATCCACCAGCTTGCCGGAATGATTGCTCACGTTGGCCAGGCCGCGATTGTGAGCATGATCCTGGCTTTTTCGTTGGGGACCCCCTATCTGCTTCAGGCCGAACCGGCTTCCCAGGCTATGACCAAGGAAAAGGCCATAAAGCTGGGAGAAGACTTCGGCATCATCGTCGGAGAAGTGGACGAAGAGATACGAGATTATTTGGGCTTAGAGCGCGCAAAAGGCGTGGTAGTCTTTGAGGTAATCGGGGGAAAACCAGCGGCTCTTGCTGGAATAAAACCCCGGGCCCTCATCAAGGAAATCAATTCCGTCGAGGTAACTACCCTGTTGGATTTCGGACTGGCTCTCCAGGACGCGTTGCCCACAGAAAATTTTTCCGTGGCAACGTATGAACCATCTGACCCCGACAATCAGGGCATCAGTGGCGGAATTAACTTTCACTTTGTTCGAGTTGAAAAAAGCTAA
- a CDS encoding cytochrome c, translating to MRLIKDGGMKQSFYGGTLAFVMIMCLSVVEPGHPGTILNGDQPDALPPSEERLQQGKALYEGVARCMHCHGQTAVRRPLTKQELFSIIQLGVPGTSHMPFKHLLSDEEIWSIVYYQLHGICKHGCTD from the coding sequence ATGAGATTGATTAAAGATGGAGGGATGAAGCAAAGCTTTTATGGAGGAACCCTAGCCTTTGTGATGATTATGTGCCTCTCAGTGGTTGAACCCGGTCATCCTGGGACCATTCTGAATGGTGATCAACCCGACGCCCTGCCACCCTCCGAAGAACGACTTCAACAGGGCAAAGCCTTATATGAGGGGGTTGCCAGGTGTATGCATTGTCATGGCCAGACCGCCGTGCGACGACCTCTAACCAAACAAGAACTTTTTTCTATTATTCAATTGGGGGTACCGGGGACATCTCATATGCCTTTTAAGCATCTGCTTTCCGATGAGGAGATTTGGTCTATCGTTTATTATCAACTCCATGGCATTTGCAAACACGGATGCACTGACTAA
- the ppsA gene encoding phosphoenolpyruvate synthase yields the protein MKPVTATSESYILWFEEIGLQDISRVGDKNASLGEMYRELTPHGVKIPNGFAITAEAYRYVLREAGLDSKIQQILGDLDTGDMSNLRQRGRHIRQAIIGATLPPALVQAIEEAYDHLSDQSTEGADVAVRSSATAEDLPDASFARQQETYLNVQGHQALLETCKRCFASLFTDRAISYRVDKGFDHLQIALSIGVQQMVRSDLASAGVLFTIDTETGFPDVVLINASYGLGENVVQGAVNPDEYYVFKPTLKQGFQPILHKIAGSKEFKLIYDIGGSKMVKNVPVPPDDRNRFAMNDEEILKLARWGCLIEDHYSGKKGRACPMDIEWAKDGQTGELFIVQARPETVQSRKDPDVMETYHLTKRGQVLIQGRSVGEKIGQGLVRVITHIQNLQDFREGDVLVTDKTDPDWEPIMKKASAIVTNRGGRTCHAAIVSRELGLPAIVGAERATEALKDEQSVTVSCAEGDTGFVYEGRLPFDVERVSLKNLTHSRTKIMMNVGNPEEAFSLSFIPNEGVGLAREEFIISTFIKIHPLALLEYGNLKDADVKAEIDRLTTAYPDKTQYFIDKLAQGVGMIGAAFYPKDVIVRMSDFKSNEYANLIGGRAYEPTEENPMLGFRGASRYYDPRYRDGFALECQAMKQVREEMGLTNVKLMIPFCRTVEEGKKVLEEMAKHGLKRGDKGLEIYVMCEIPSNVILAEEFAEIFDGFSIGSNDLTQLVLGVDRDSEIVAHVFNERNPAVKTFITQVIKAAKAKGRKIGICGQAPSDYPEFAQFLVEQGIDSISLNPDAVLKTTVKILEMEEPLGQ from the coding sequence ATGAAGCCAGTTACCGCAACATCTGAATCCTACATCCTCTGGTTTGAAGAAATTGGCTTGCAGGATATCAGTCGAGTAGGAGACAAAAATGCCTCTCTTGGCGAAATGTACCGGGAGCTCACTCCCCATGGGGTCAAGATCCCCAACGGTTTCGCCATCACGGCTGAAGCCTATCGCTATGTGCTTCGTGAAGCCGGACTCGACAGCAAAATCCAACAGATCCTGGGCGACCTGGACACCGGCGATATGTCTAACCTCCGGCAACGGGGGCGACACATCCGACAAGCGATTATTGGAGCCACCCTGCCACCAGCTCTGGTCCAGGCCATCGAGGAGGCCTATGACCACCTGAGTGACCAATCCACCGAAGGAGCCGACGTCGCCGTACGAAGCAGCGCGACAGCAGAGGATTTACCCGATGCCAGTTTTGCGAGGCAACAGGAAACCTATCTGAATGTTCAGGGCCATCAGGCACTCCTCGAAACCTGCAAGCGGTGCTTTGCGTCGTTGTTCACCGACCGGGCCATTTCCTATCGAGTCGACAAAGGGTTCGACCATCTCCAAATCGCGCTGTCTATCGGGGTGCAACAAATGGTGCGTTCCGATCTGGCCTCGGCAGGCGTCCTCTTTACCATTGATACCGAAACCGGATTCCCTGATGTGGTCCTGATCAACGCCTCCTACGGGCTTGGGGAAAATGTCGTGCAGGGCGCGGTCAATCCTGATGAGTATTATGTTTTCAAGCCAACCCTCAAGCAGGGCTTTCAGCCTATTCTTCATAAAATTGCAGGAAGCAAAGAATTTAAACTGATTTATGATATCGGCGGGAGCAAGATGGTCAAAAACGTGCCGGTCCCCCCTGATGACCGAAACCGTTTTGCCATGAACGATGAGGAAATTCTCAAGTTGGCCCGATGGGGTTGCCTCATTGAAGACCATTACAGCGGGAAAAAAGGCCGGGCCTGTCCCATGGACATCGAATGGGCCAAAGACGGACAGACGGGTGAGCTGTTCATTGTCCAAGCCCGGCCCGAAACCGTTCAGTCCAGAAAAGATCCCGATGTGATGGAAACCTATCACCTGACAAAGCGGGGACAGGTTCTCATTCAAGGCCGGAGCGTGGGAGAGAAAATCGGTCAGGGCTTGGTCCGGGTGATCACCCATATCCAGAACCTGCAGGACTTTCGAGAGGGAGACGTGTTGGTCACGGACAAAACCGATCCGGACTGGGAACCCATCATGAAAAAAGCATCCGCCATCGTGACCAATCGCGGAGGTCGGACCTGCCATGCGGCGATCGTCAGTCGGGAACTCGGTCTTCCCGCTATCGTGGGGGCAGAGCGAGCGACCGAAGCCCTCAAGGACGAGCAATCGGTGACGGTCTCCTGTGCCGAAGGTGATACGGGTTTTGTCTATGAAGGTCGGCTTCCGTTTGACGTGGAACGGGTTTCCCTGAAAAATTTGACGCATTCTCGTACCAAAATCATGATGAATGTCGGAAACCCGGAGGAAGCCTTTTCTCTTTCCTTCATTCCCAATGAAGGCGTTGGGCTGGCCAGGGAAGAATTCATTATCAGCACCTTTATTAAAATCCATCCCTTGGCATTGCTGGAGTATGGAAACCTGAAGGATGCGGACGTGAAAGCGGAGATTGATCGTCTCACGACCGCCTATCCCGACAAAACACAATACTTCATCGACAAACTCGCCCAAGGGGTCGGCATGATTGGGGCAGCCTTCTACCCCAAAGATGTGATTGTCCGCATGAGCGACTTTAAGTCGAACGAATACGCGAATTTAATTGGCGGCAGAGCGTATGAACCGACAGAAGAGAATCCCATGCTCGGATTTCGTGGCGCATCCCGCTACTACGATCCCCGCTACCGGGACGGCTTTGCCTTGGAATGTCAGGCCATGAAACAAGTCAGGGAGGAGATGGGACTCACCAACGTGAAACTCATGATTCCCTTTTGCCGGACAGTTGAGGAAGGCAAAAAGGTTCTCGAAGAGATGGCCAAGCACGGACTGAAACGTGGCGATAAAGGTTTGGAAATTTATGTGATGTGTGAAATTCCGAGTAATGTCATTCTGGCAGAAGAATTTGCCGAAATCTTTGATGGATTTTCCATCGGCTCAAATGATCTAACCCAGTTAGTACTGGGTGTGGACCGGGACTCAGAAATCGTGGCCCACGTGTTTAATGAGCGTAATCCCGCAGTCAAAACATTCATCACCCAGGTCATCAAAGCGGCGAAGGCCAAAGGGCGGAAGATCGGCATCTGCGGCCAGGCTCCCAGTGACTATCCCGAGTTTGCCCAGTTTCTCGTGGAGCAGGGCATCGACAGTATCTCCCTGAATCCCGATGCTGTCCTGAAAACCACGGTCAAGATCCTGGAAATGGAAGAGCCCTTGGGTCAGTAA
- a CDS encoding RtcB family protein — MDLNLLSRVSAYEWHIPQKGKMRVPGIIYADESLVRDMDLKVYEQVVNVATLPGIVQASFAMPDAHWGYGFPIGGVAAFDPQQGGVVSAGGVGFDISCGVRTLYTGLRTDDITPLKEKLANLLFAKVPAGVGSTGQLRLKPKEMDDMLAGGAQWTVQRGYGTANDLSRIEEHGCMTGAKPGCVSDHAKKRQQDEMGTLGSGNHYLEIQEVVETYHDPLSEKLGIQAGDILVSIHCGSRGLGHQIGTEYLKKMVVTASQYGITLPDRELACAPIDSPLGQEYLGAMRAAMNCALANREIITHLVRQAFVEIFPQAALPLLYDVSHNTCKVEEHQIGGRSRRIFVHRKGATRAFGPRHADIPPDLQPFGQPVLIGGTMGTASYLLVGTKEGMGLAFGSACHGAGRSMSRHQATRQWKGHRVIQDLAAQGILIRSPSARGVAEEAPGAYKNVTAVVDAAEQAHLARKVAKMRPLICIKG; from the coding sequence ATGGACCTGAATCTCCTATCCCGAGTCTCTGCGTATGAATGGCACATCCCTCAAAAGGGAAAGATGCGCGTGCCGGGAATTATTTACGCCGATGAGTCACTCGTTCGCGACATGGATCTTAAGGTCTATGAACAGGTCGTCAATGTGGCCACACTCCCGGGAATTGTCCAAGCCTCGTTTGCCATGCCCGATGCGCATTGGGGGTACGGGTTTCCGATAGGCGGAGTCGCCGCCTTCGACCCTCAACAGGGAGGAGTGGTGTCTGCCGGCGGTGTCGGGTTTGATATTTCCTGCGGCGTACGGACCCTCTACACCGGTTTGCGTACAGACGATATCACCCCCCTGAAAGAAAAACTGGCGAACCTCTTATTTGCGAAGGTGCCCGCAGGCGTGGGTAGTACAGGGCAATTGCGCCTGAAACCCAAGGAAATGGATGACATGCTCGCTGGCGGTGCCCAATGGACAGTCCAACGAGGCTATGGGACAGCAAACGATTTATCGCGCATTGAAGAACATGGCTGCATGACCGGGGCAAAACCCGGGTGTGTGTCTGACCATGCCAAGAAACGCCAGCAGGACGAAATGGGTACATTAGGATCCGGGAATCATTATTTGGAAATTCAAGAGGTCGTGGAAACCTACCACGACCCTTTATCGGAAAAACTTGGTATCCAGGCCGGGGATATTCTGGTCAGCATTCATTGCGGTTCACGAGGGCTTGGGCATCAAATCGGCACCGAATACCTCAAGAAAATGGTGGTGACGGCAAGCCAATATGGCATAACGTTGCCGGACCGCGAATTAGCCTGTGCCCCGATCGACTCTCCCCTGGGCCAGGAGTATTTAGGGGCCATGCGGGCGGCGATGAATTGCGCCTTAGCCAATCGTGAAATTATCACCCATTTAGTCCGTCAGGCATTTGTAGAAATCTTTCCTCAGGCGGCCTTACCCTTGCTATACGATGTGTCACATAACACATGCAAAGTGGAGGAGCACCAGATCGGCGGCCGGAGTCGACGCATCTTTGTCCATCGGAAAGGTGCCACGCGTGCGTTCGGTCCCAGACATGCCGATATCCCTCCTGACCTCCAACCTTTCGGTCAACCGGTCCTCATCGGTGGAACCATGGGCACAGCCTCTTATCTTCTGGTAGGAACGAAAGAAGGCATGGGTCTGGCCTTTGGATCGGCCTGTCATGGGGCAGGACGGAGTATGAGTCGACATCAGGCCACTCGCCAATGGAAGGGCCACAGAGTCATTCAAGATTTAGCAGCTCAGGGAATCCTCATCAGAAGTCCTTCGGCGCGAGGAGTGGCCGAAGAGGCACCGGGTGCCTATAAAAACGTCACCGCCGTGGTGGATGCGGCCGAACAGGCGCACTTGGCCCGTAAGGTGGCGAAAATGCGCCCGTTAATCTGTATTAAGGGCTAA
- a CDS encoding archease, translating into MTRMDGLESSTRWEHFPHEADMGIRGFGITKAQAFEQSALALTAVVTDPQRVAAQMERHFTCEAPDDELLLVDWLNALIFEMACGHMVFAWFDVTITDRHLKGIAYGEPVDRMKHEPAVEIKGATYTELFVRRIEGNGWVAQCVVDV; encoded by the coding sequence ATGACACGCATGGACGGCCTTGAGTCTTCAACACGGTGGGAACATTTTCCCCATGAAGCGGATATGGGCATTCGCGGGTTTGGAATCACGAAGGCCCAAGCCTTTGAACAGTCTGCGTTAGCGCTGACGGCTGTGGTCACGGATCCCCAACGGGTGGCTGCTCAAATGGAACGCCACTTCACCTGCGAAGCACCGGATGATGAGCTCTTACTGGTCGATTGGCTGAATGCCCTCATCTTTGAAATGGCATGCGGGCATATGGTATTTGCGTGGTTTGACGTCACCATCACCGATCGTCATCTGAAGGGCATCGCATATGGGGAACCAGTCGATCGCATGAAACATGAACCAGCCGTAGAAATAAAGGGGGCGACCTATACCGAGCTGTTTGTCAGGCGGATTGAGGGAAACGGTTGGGTTGCCCAATGTGTCGTTGATGTCTAG
- a CDS encoding cytochrome c yields the protein MMYQPHKHIGLLSFILIMALPILGLSQEVPGNPQNGKVLFEKHCANCHGEKGTGDGPDTKFLLVQPANFHSLESRSKTDWELMNVITFGAIFSPMHGWSERLTEDERWDVLRYIRFLAPFNPIANLYPLPETHG from the coding sequence ATGATGTATCAACCACACAAACACATTGGTTTGCTGAGTTTCATCCTCATAATGGCCTTGCCCATTTTGGGATTAAGCCAGGAAGTTCCAGGCAACCCTCAGAACGGGAAAGTTCTGTTTGAAAAACATTGCGCGAATTGTCACGGAGAAAAAGGGACTGGTGATGGACCGGACACCAAATTTTTGTTGGTACAGCCCGCAAACTTTCACTCCTTGGAATCACGATCGAAAACCGATTGGGAATTAATGAATGTGATCACTTTTGGAGCAATATTTTCTCCTATGCATGGGTGGTCAGAGCGGTTGACGGAAGATGAGCGCTGGGATGTATTGCGATATATCAGATTTCTTGCTCCATTTAACCCCATCGCCAACCTTTACCCTTTACCGGAGACTCACGGGTAA
- a CDS encoding cytochrome c: MNHLLTLVLRNGSLALLVIGMGMSSGWAQEQNVIAGGKQLFQKFCASCHGSQARGNGPLSESLKTKPANLTRLSANHRGSFPFWQAYRMIDGRDHIPSHGTRDMPVFGIWFRIPDDEVSIETEWADQVRGRIWQLLSYLESIQEP, from the coding sequence ATGAATCATCTCCTTACACTTGTTCTGCGGAACGGGAGCCTCGCATTGCTTGTTATAGGCATGGGAATGAGTTCGGGATGGGCCCAGGAACAGAATGTCATAGCCGGAGGCAAACAGCTTTTTCAAAAATTTTGCGCATCCTGCCATGGTAGTCAGGCCAGAGGAAATGGCCCTCTTTCTGAGTCTTTGAAGACCAAGCCGGCGAATCTGACCAGGTTATCAGCCAACCATAGGGGCTCATTCCCCTTTTGGCAGGCCTACCGCATGATCGATGGACGTGATCACATTCCGAGCCATGGCACCCGTGATATGCCGGTGTTTGGAATCTGGTTCCGGATACCGGATGACGAAGTCTCGATTGAAACCGAGTGGGCCGACCAGGTACGAGGGCGAATCTGGCAACTGTTGTCATACCTGGAATCTATTCAGGAGCCATAA
- a CDS encoding response regulator transcription factor, with the protein MVTKPRVILADDHSLVLEGLAKLVEEDCDLVGKVEDGRALLQAAQKLEPDVIVLDISMPKLNGLDAGRQLKKLFPTIKLIFLTMHADPLYAKEAFQIGASGFLLKRSAASELMLAIHAVMKGQFYVTPAIAKDFLGTFSQEMSFPHTETDLLTPRQREVLQLIAEGHTNKEIATILNVSAKTIEFHRTQIIRELNLHSTAELTRYAIVHGLVSPE; encoded by the coding sequence ATGGTAACCAAACCTCGTGTCATATTAGCTGATGACCATTCCTTGGTCTTGGAAGGCCTGGCTAAACTGGTTGAGGAGGATTGTGATCTTGTGGGGAAAGTGGAGGATGGGCGGGCCCTCCTTCAGGCTGCTCAAAAGCTGGAACCGGATGTGATTGTCTTAGATATTTCCATGCCAAAATTAAATGGACTGGATGCGGGCCGCCAATTGAAGAAATTATTTCCAACGATTAAGTTGATTTTTCTGACCATGCATGCGGATCCGCTCTATGCGAAGGAAGCCTTTCAAATCGGGGCTTCCGGGTTTCTCTTAAAACGGTCTGCGGCTTCCGAATTGATGCTCGCGATCCATGCGGTCATGAAAGGACAGTTTTATGTGACGCCGGCCATTGCCAAAGATTTTCTGGGTACGTTCAGTCAAGAAATGTCGTTTCCCCACACCGAGACGGATTTGTTGACGCCCCGACAACGGGAAGTGCTACAGCTCATCGCCGAGGGCCACACCAACAAAGAAATTGCGACGATCTTGAATGTGTCTGCCAAAACCATTGAATTTCATCGAACCCAGATAATCCGGGAGTTAAATCTTCATAGCACGGCGGAGTTAACGAGGTATGCGATTGTCCATGGCCTCGTTTCACCTGAATAA